The following coding sequences are from one Lipingzhangella halophila window:
- the tesB gene encoding acyl-CoA thioesterase II, translated as MSEAGGGRGEGGAAGTAESAQTIDGLLKILDLEQIEVNIFRGRSPDGGPQRVFGGQVAGQALVAAGRTVPTDRHVHSLHAYFIHPGDPSVPIVYDVDRVRDGRSFTTRRVSAIQHGKAIFTLSASFHKAESGLEHQVDMPDVPAPEELPTNRERLFQAFGKVPRFARWHPIELRPVGPLSFEVERDPSLRTTRNLVWLKVDGTLPDDPMLHVCLMTYASDLTLLDTVLLGHGRTLAGISLASLDHAMWFHRPFRADEWLLYAQETPSASGARGLARGLVYTRSGELACSVVQEGLIRVMDGEAE; from the coding sequence ATGAGTGAGGCGGGCGGCGGACGCGGGGAGGGCGGCGCGGCCGGGACCGCGGAGTCGGCGCAGACCATCGATGGCCTGTTGAAGATCCTCGACCTCGAACAGATCGAGGTGAACATCTTCCGCGGCCGCAGTCCCGACGGCGGTCCGCAGCGGGTCTTCGGCGGCCAGGTGGCCGGGCAGGCGCTGGTCGCCGCGGGGCGCACGGTGCCCACCGACCGCCACGTCCACTCACTGCACGCCTACTTCATCCATCCGGGCGACCCGTCCGTCCCGATCGTCTATGACGTCGACCGGGTGCGCGACGGCCGCTCGTTCACCACCCGCCGCGTCTCAGCGATCCAGCACGGCAAGGCGATCTTCACCCTCTCGGCGTCGTTCCACAAGGCCGAGTCGGGGTTGGAACACCAGGTCGACATGCCCGATGTTCCCGCGCCCGAGGAGCTGCCCACCAACCGCGAGCGGCTCTTCCAGGCCTTCGGCAAGGTGCCGCGGTTCGCCCGCTGGCACCCGATCGAGCTGCGGCCCGTGGGTCCGCTGTCCTTCGAGGTCGAACGCGACCCCAGCCTGCGCACCACACGGAACCTCGTGTGGCTCAAGGTCGACGGCACGCTTCCCGACGACCCGATGCTGCACGTCTGCCTGATGACCTACGCCTCGGACCTGACGCTGCTCGACACCGTCCTGCTGGGGCACGGGCGCACCCTGGCCGGGATCTCGCTGGCCAGTCTTGACCACGCCATGTGGTTCCACCGCCCCTTCCGTGCCGACGAGTGGCTGCTCTACGCCCAGGAGACCCCGAGCGCGTCCGGCGCGCGCGGGCTGGCCCGCGGCCTGGTGTACACGCGCAGTGGCGAGCTCGCGTGCTCCGTTGTCCAGGAAGGGCTCATCCGGGTGATGGACGGCGAGGCGGAGTAG
- a CDS encoding NAD-dependent epimerase/dehydratase family protein, with the protein MVAVTGAATGVGRALVERLRAIADPGAVGRIVAIDDHSDDFDGVTWEVTDICNPSFAPRISGVDVLVHTADDRSLESSPADRRAHNVRAAQTILTAAAAQRVSRVILLTSTMVYGADPANPIPMSEDSPVSAELGAGTIGDFAEVEDLARVARRAHPGLSVTVVRPAPLVGPGIDTLLTRHFAAPRLLTVKGQEQAWQFCHVDDLVSALEFVVVHDIDGKDGALAVGCDGALSQAETEEIAGLRGFDVPANVAFSATQRLHRVGITPATSSEMKFLVYPCVVDCRTLREAGWRPAYDNETSLRALLEARTGKPALVGRNLGRKEATITAASAAGAAVAAVGTTAAIRYLRKRRKG; encoded by the coding sequence GTGGTCGCGGTCACCGGTGCCGCCACGGGTGTGGGCCGTGCGCTCGTGGAGCGGCTCCGAGCCATCGCGGACCCCGGCGCTGTCGGCAGGATCGTCGCCATCGACGACCACAGCGACGATTTCGATGGGGTGACCTGGGAGGTCACGGACATCTGCAACCCCAGCTTCGCCCCGCGGATCTCCGGGGTGGACGTGCTCGTGCACACCGCCGACGACCGGTCCCTGGAGTCGTCGCCCGCAGACCGCCGCGCGCACAATGTTCGCGCGGCGCAGACCATCCTCACCGCGGCCGCCGCCCAACGTGTCTCCCGTGTCATCTTGCTCACCAGCACCATGGTCTACGGCGCGGACCCGGCCAACCCGATTCCGATGTCCGAGGACAGCCCGGTCTCCGCCGAGCTCGGCGCCGGGACGATCGGGGACTTCGCCGAGGTCGAGGACCTGGCCCGCGTCGCCCGCCGGGCGCATCCCGGGCTTTCGGTGACGGTGGTGCGCCCGGCCCCGCTGGTCGGGCCGGGCATCGACACGCTGCTGACCCGGCATTTCGCCGCCCCCCGGCTGCTGACCGTGAAAGGCCAGGAGCAAGCGTGGCAGTTCTGCCACGTCGATGACCTGGTCAGCGCGCTGGAGTTCGTCGTCGTGCACGATATCGACGGCAAGGACGGGGCGCTGGCGGTCGGCTGCGACGGCGCGCTCAGCCAAGCTGAGACCGAGGAGATCGCCGGGCTGCGCGGTTTCGACGTCCCCGCGAACGTGGCCTTCAGCGCCACCCAGCGGCTGCACCGGGTGGGGATCACGCCGGCGACCAGCAGCGAGATGAAGTTCCTGGTCTACCCGTGCGTCGTCGACTGCCGCACACTGCGCGAGGCGGGGTGGCGGCCCGCGTACGACAACGAGACGTCGCTGCGCGCGCTCCTGGAGGCCCGCACCGGCAAGCCCGCTCTGGTCGGCCGGAACCTCGGCCGCAAAGAGGCGACCATCACCGCGGCCAGCGCGGCGGGTGCGGCCGTCGCCGCGGTGGGCACCACGGCGGCCATCCGCTACCTCCGCAAGCGGCGTAAGGGATGA
- a CDS encoding protein-tyrosine phosphatase family protein has translation MTASWDSTAAGVLELPSGRLVRGRALRYPLPEGPTPAFALYLLGSAPPPAPWEARWVRWRDFWLPADRTATREALREAWERAATERVEIACKGGRGRTGTALACLAILDGVPNHEAVGYVRRYYTARAVETPWQRRFVARFQ, from the coding sequence GTGACCGCTTCGTGGGATTCCACGGCAGCTGGGGTACTGGAGCTGCCCTCGGGCCGGCTCGTCCGGGGCCGGGCCCTCAGGTACCCGCTGCCTGAGGGCCCGACACCGGCTTTCGCGCTGTACCTGCTCGGCTCCGCGCCTCCACCGGCCCCGTGGGAGGCGCGATGGGTGCGTTGGCGGGACTTCTGGTTGCCGGCCGACCGCACCGCCACCCGGGAGGCACTGCGCGAGGCGTGGGAACGCGCCGCGACCGAGCGTGTCGAGATCGCCTGCAAGGGCGGGCGAGGGCGGACTGGCACGGCGCTGGCCTGTCTCGCCATTCTCGACGGAGTACCCAACCACGAGGCGGTCGGCTACGTCCGGCGGTACTACACGGCACGCGCCGTGGAGACACCCTGGCAGCGACGCTTCGTGGCCCGGTTCCAGTAG
- a CDS encoding M48 metallopeptidase family protein: protein MPPNTKVEVRRSSRRRRTVSAYRDGNKTVVLVPATFSHAEEKRWVDRMLERLEAREERRRPDDDALHTRALDLTERYLAGLAQPESVRWVDNQQARWGSCTPEDGAIRLSRRLSGMPSWVVDYVLVHELVHLIIPHHGPEFWDMVRRYPKAERARGYLEGVSAAPRLDAGADLAVEDSIDDDED, encoded by the coding sequence GTGCCTCCGAACACAAAAGTCGAGGTACGCCGTAGTTCCCGCCGCCGGCGGACCGTGTCGGCCTACCGCGACGGGAACAAGACGGTCGTCCTCGTTCCCGCAACGTTCTCCCACGCGGAAGAGAAGCGCTGGGTGGATCGGATGCTGGAACGACTGGAGGCACGCGAGGAGCGCCGCCGCCCCGACGACGACGCCCTCCACACGCGAGCGCTCGACCTCACCGAACGCTATCTCGCCGGGCTCGCCCAGCCCGAGTCTGTGCGCTGGGTCGACAACCAGCAGGCCCGGTGGGGATCGTGCACCCCAGAGGACGGCGCCATCCGCCTCTCGCGGCGGTTGTCGGGGATGCCGTCCTGGGTGGTCGACTACGTGCTCGTGCACGAACTGGTGCACCTGATCATTCCGCACCACGGCCCCGAGTTCTGGGACATGGTGCGGCGCTACCCCAAGGCGGAGCGCGCCCGCGGCTACCTCGAAGGAGTCAGCGCCGCGCCGCGCCTCGACGCCGGGGCCGACCTCGCCGTCGAGGACAGCATCGACGATGACGAGGACTGA
- a CDS encoding YlbL family protein, protein MFRRSMTLLVAVVLLVGLAVGAMYLPVPYLVASPGLALNTIGEVEGEQVIHVEGEESYEHDGELAMVTVQYSGGPGAHMDMFTVLSAWLSPNQAVLPEEALFPPDQSLEEINESQDLQMDDSQTAATAAALNELDIDYDIRSVVMGVGEDMPASGELAKGDVITEVDGEPVAGKDETVEQVSDREPGDPVELTVLRDGETEKFELTTTDDDGTALIGIMVGNDMEFPFDVEITVGEVGGPSAGMMFALGIMDRLTPEGLTGGETIAGSGTIEPDGTVGGVSGVEQKVVSAAEEGADYFLVAEDSCGQAMSSAASDEVDVVKVGELGDAVDALEDIRDGADPADLPSC, encoded by the coding sequence ATGTTCCGTCGTTCCATGACCCTGCTCGTCGCGGTTGTACTCCTGGTCGGCCTCGCCGTTGGGGCGATGTACCTGCCGGTCCCGTACCTCGTCGCCTCACCGGGGCTCGCCCTGAACACCATCGGAGAGGTCGAGGGTGAGCAGGTGATTCACGTGGAGGGCGAGGAGAGCTACGAACACGACGGTGAGCTCGCCATGGTCACCGTGCAGTACTCCGGTGGCCCCGGCGCCCACATGGACATGTTCACGGTCCTGAGCGCGTGGCTGTCGCCGAACCAGGCCGTCCTCCCCGAGGAGGCGCTCTTCCCGCCGGACCAGAGCCTGGAGGAGATCAACGAGAGCCAGGACCTGCAAATGGACGACTCCCAGACCGCGGCGACCGCGGCGGCGCTCAACGAGCTGGACATCGACTACGACATCCGGTCCGTGGTCATGGGCGTCGGCGAGGACATGCCCGCGAGTGGGGAGCTCGCGAAGGGCGATGTGATCACCGAGGTCGACGGTGAGCCGGTGGCCGGCAAGGACGAGACGGTCGAACAGGTCTCGGACCGCGAACCGGGCGATCCCGTCGAGCTGACCGTGCTCCGCGACGGCGAGACCGAGAAGTTCGAGCTGACCACCACCGACGACGACGGCACCGCGCTCATCGGGATCATGGTCGGCAACGACATGGAGTTCCCGTTCGACGTCGAGATCACTGTCGGCGAGGTCGGCGGACCCAGCGCCGGGATGATGTTCGCCCTGGGGATCATGGACCGCCTGACCCCCGAGGGGCTCACCGGCGGGGAGACGATCGCGGGGTCCGGGACGATCGAGCCGGACGGCACCGTGGGCGGTGTGAGCGGGGTCGAGCAGAAGGTGGTCAGCGCCGCCGAAGAGGGCGCGGACTACTTCCTCGTCGCCGAGGATAGCTGTGGCCAGGCAATGAGCTCGGCCGCGAGCGACGAGGTGGACGTGGTCAAGGTCGGCGAGCTCGGGGATGCGGTAGACGCGCTGGAGGACATCCGGGATGGCGCTGACCCCGCTGACCTGCCGAGCTGCTAG
- a CDS encoding molybdenum cofactor biosynthesis protein MoaE: protein MELISLVGLRETPLSIDEVTASVAEPKAGGTAFFVGTVRDHDHGRGVQTLSYSAHPSAEAEMRRVMEKVVADTTVAGRPVWRVAALHRVGELDIGDIAVVVAASAAHRDEAFDACRRLIDDIKAEVPIWKHQDFTDGSSEWVGAC from the coding sequence GTGGAACTGATCAGCCTGGTAGGACTACGCGAGACCCCGCTCTCTATCGACGAGGTCACCGCGTCAGTGGCCGAGCCCAAGGCCGGCGGGACGGCGTTCTTCGTGGGCACGGTTCGCGACCATGACCACGGGCGCGGCGTGCAGACGCTTTCGTACTCGGCGCATCCGTCCGCCGAAGCGGAGATGCGGCGTGTCATGGAGAAGGTGGTCGCCGACACCACCGTCGCCGGCCGCCCCGTATGGCGGGTCGCGGCGCTGCACCGGGTGGGGGAGTTGGATATCGGCGACATCGCGGTCGTCGTCGCCGCTTCCGCCGCGCACCGCGACGAGGCGTTCGACGCCTGCCGCCGGCTGATCGACGACATCAAGGCAGAAGTCCCGATCTGGAAGCACCAGGACTTCACCGACGGGAGCTCGGAATGGGTCGGCGCCTGCTAG
- a CDS encoding SgcJ/EcaC family oxidoreductase has product MPFTSSHASASDTTRQPRRRRWVLWSGLGAVGAISVAAVSGYLWLTATSDVQVTGETDCEEAPITGVPDGMDAEEAQQGICHSIEALSEAWAVGDADAYGTSFTEDATYTAFAGTYYDGRTDIVEGHRALFDGVLSGTKLSDSFLGIRLLGPDTAIVTTRGDTYEDEPPDTPSKVQTYTLQRQPDDGWLIASFQNTQRKPLMERVQYLVNPDSRPAAER; this is encoded by the coding sequence GTGCCTTTCACTTCCTCCCACGCCTCCGCCAGCGACACAACACGACAGCCACGTCGCAGACGATGGGTTCTCTGGAGCGGGCTCGGCGCCGTCGGCGCCATCAGCGTGGCCGCGGTCAGCGGGTACTTGTGGCTGACGGCTACCTCGGACGTCCAGGTGACCGGTGAGACCGACTGCGAGGAAGCCCCGATCACCGGGGTCCCCGACGGCATGGACGCCGAAGAGGCACAGCAGGGGATCTGCCACAGTATCGAAGCGCTGAGTGAGGCGTGGGCCGTCGGCGACGCCGACGCCTACGGGACCTCATTCACCGAAGACGCCACCTACACGGCATTCGCCGGAACCTACTACGACGGGCGCACCGACATCGTAGAGGGCCATCGTGCCCTGTTCGACGGAGTCCTTTCCGGCACCAAGCTCAGTGACTCCTTCCTCGGTATTCGGCTCCTCGGCCCGGACACCGCTATCGTCACCACGCGCGGCGACACCTACGAAGACGAGCCGCCGGACACCCCCTCCAAGGTGCAGACCTACACCCTGCAGCGGCAGCCCGACGACGGGTGGCTTATCGCGAGCTTCCAGAACACGCAGCGCAAACCGCTCATGGAACGTGTCCAGTACCTCGTCAATCCCGACTCACGGCCAGCCGCCGAACGCTGA
- a CDS encoding NUDIX hydrolase, with amino-acid sequence MRLHKDAQAVLSPWAAPDPAQDALRREYLAHLARHPDGMRRECRAGHVTASAAIVDPAGERTVLTLHRGLRMWLQTGGHCEPDDPSLAAAALREATEESGISELRLLPAPVRLDRHWVPCGGGTWHFDVQYAAVARNDAELTRADAESVDLGWFPADNLPEPTDESCRALVRAAAQAARTGDGICTG; translated from the coding sequence GTGAGGCTGCACAAAGACGCCCAAGCGGTCCTCTCCCCCTGGGCCGCCCCCGATCCCGCTCAGGACGCCCTGCGCCGCGAGTATCTGGCGCACCTGGCGCGTCACCCCGACGGCATGCGGCGCGAGTGCCGTGCGGGGCACGTCACGGCGAGCGCCGCGATCGTGGACCCGGCGGGCGAGCGGACCGTCCTCACCCTGCACCGAGGGCTGCGCATGTGGCTGCAGACCGGCGGACACTGCGAACCCGACGACCCCTCGCTGGCCGCCGCCGCGTTGCGCGAGGCCACCGAGGAGTCCGGGATCAGCGAGCTGCGGCTGCTGCCCGCCCCAGTCCGACTCGACAGGCACTGGGTTCCGTGCGGCGGTGGCACGTGGCACTTCGACGTCCAGTACGCGGCGGTTGCGCGGAACGACGCCGAGCTCACCCGTGCCGACGCTGAATCCGTTGATCTCGGCTGGTTCCCCGCGGACAACCTCCCGGAACCCACCGATGAGTCGTGCCGCGCCCTGGTTCGGGCGGCCGCACAGGCGGCCCGCACCGGCGACGGAATCTGCACTGGCTAA
- a CDS encoding zinc-dependent metalloprotease produces the protein MSDLPFGFNMPNDPDDESGRGSGDSGSGRGKGGPGGDDPNAPGGGFPFGDPQQMAQMLRQFADMMAAQSSPEKEQGTGSTVNWDVAKNIARHTVSQHGDSSVSPAEYAQVQESLRLADLWLNEATTLPSGVHTMEAWSRAEWVERTMPTWSRLCEPLTSRIVESMGQNLPDEMQSMAGPLMGMVQQMGGMLVGQQAGQAIGELAREVVGSTDVGLPLGENGRAALLPAGVQKFGEGLEIPGDEVRLYLAAREAALHRLFGHVPWLRSHLFNLVEEYALGMSFDMSGLEEKLGQIDISNPEALQEALSGTESGGLFQPQDTPQQKASLARLETMLALIEGWVSVVVSSAVAERLPNTASLAEASRRRRATGGPAEHTFATLVGLELRPRRLREAAALWSALEDAHGVQGRDAIWEHPDLMPSSSDLDSPEAFVHGQTGDGSPEIDITQFTGETGKEDGGTGNEDGSKGTDGTEGDR, from the coding sequence GTGAGCGACCTACCCTTTGGTTTCAACATGCCGAACGACCCCGATGACGAGTCCGGGCGGGGGTCGGGCGACTCCGGCTCGGGGCGCGGCAAGGGCGGTCCCGGTGGGGACGACCCGAACGCGCCGGGCGGCGGATTCCCGTTCGGCGACCCGCAGCAGATGGCGCAGATGCTTCGCCAGTTCGCCGACATGATGGCGGCGCAGTCGTCACCCGAGAAGGAGCAGGGCACCGGCTCCACCGTCAACTGGGACGTGGCCAAGAACATCGCCCGGCACACCGTCTCCCAGCACGGCGACAGCAGCGTCAGCCCCGCTGAGTACGCGCAGGTCCAGGAGTCGCTACGGCTGGCCGACCTGTGGTTGAACGAGGCCACCACGCTGCCGTCGGGTGTGCACACCATGGAGGCGTGGAGCCGAGCGGAATGGGTCGAGCGGACCATGCCGACCTGGTCGCGGCTGTGCGAGCCGCTGACCTCCCGCATCGTCGAGTCTATGGGGCAGAACCTGCCGGACGAGATGCAGTCCATGGCTGGCCCGTTGATGGGCATGGTGCAGCAGATGGGCGGCATGCTTGTCGGCCAGCAGGCCGGCCAGGCCATTGGTGAGCTGGCCCGCGAGGTCGTCGGGTCCACCGATGTCGGGCTGCCGCTGGGCGAGAACGGCCGCGCGGCGCTCCTGCCGGCCGGCGTCCAGAAGTTCGGTGAGGGACTGGAGATCCCCGGCGACGAAGTACGGCTGTACCTCGCGGCCCGCGAGGCGGCGCTGCACCGTCTTTTCGGGCACGTGCCGTGGCTGCGCTCCCACCTGTTCAACCTGGTCGAGGAGTACGCGCTGGGCATGTCGTTCGACATGAGCGGGCTCGAGGAGAAGCTCGGCCAGATCGACATCTCCAACCCCGAGGCGCTGCAGGAGGCGCTGTCCGGCACCGAGAGCGGGGGCCTGTTCCAACCGCAGGACACGCCCCAGCAGAAGGCATCACTCGCGCGCCTGGAGACCATGCTCGCCCTGATCGAGGGGTGGGTGTCGGTAGTGGTCTCCTCGGCTGTCGCGGAACGGCTCCCGAACACGGCCTCGCTGGCTGAGGCCAGCCGGCGGCGGCGGGCCACTGGCGGACCGGCGGAGCACACGTTCGCCACCCTCGTGGGACTCGAACTGCGGCCGCGCCGGCTGCGCGAGGCCGCCGCACTCTGGAGCGCGCTTGAGGACGCCCACGGTGTACAGGGACGCGACGCCATCTGGGAGCACCCCGACCTGATGCCCTCCAGCTCCGACCTCGACTCCCCCGAGGCGTTCGTCCACGGCCAGACCGGTGACGGCTCCCCCGAGATCGACATCACACAGTTCACCGGCGAGACCGGCAAGGAGGACGGGGGTACCGGTAACGAGGACGGCTCGAAGGGCACGGACGGCACCGAGGGCGACAGGTGA
- a CDS encoding ATP-dependent DNA helicase UvrD2, which yields MDPDRVLEGLDPEQRDAARSVRGPVCILAGAGTGKTRAITHRIAYAVASGVVTEHQVLAVTFTTRAAGEMRGRLRDLGAPRVQARTFHAAALRQLSYFWPQVVGGPEPTLIDSKLQVVGRAAHSCAIQLDRTGLRDLASEIEWAKVTQVRPSDYEKAVVKAGRTAPMAAHEVARVYEAYEEMRRDRNLLDFESLLELTAAMITEHPAVAQRVRDQYRYFVVDEFQDVNPLQKLLLDAWLGDRDDVCVVGDPSQTIYSFAGATPSFLTRFSAGYPHATVVRLVRDYRSTPQVVRVANGALRHARGPAAEHRIELTAQRPDGPDPSFSEYEDEPAEATSVARKIAALIDSGTSAREIAVLFRTNSQSAAYEQALADNGVPFTVRGATRFFERPEIKQAVHTLRGARHGNENEPLATLVRHILTPLGLTEAAPEGREARERWESLAALAQLAEDVAAERPGATMGDFAAELDARVATEHAPEFEGVTLASLHAAKGLEWDAVFLVGLTEGMLPIIYAESDEQVEEERRLFYVGVTRAREYLALSWALARSPGGRKSRKPSRFLDGLRPASPALASDRSERRRQGKVVRCRICGNSLTEAAERKLTRCLDCPADYDEELLERLKAWRSETAREQNVPAFVIFTDATLRAVAEHVPTSIGQLSRISGVGAVKLERYGEAVLALCAENISGAGTGEEHDE from the coding sequence ATGGATCCTGACCGCGTGCTGGAAGGGCTCGACCCCGAACAGCGCGATGCCGCGCGCTCCGTGCGCGGTCCGGTGTGCATCCTCGCTGGCGCGGGAACCGGGAAAACCCGGGCGATCACGCACCGCATCGCCTACGCGGTCGCCAGCGGGGTGGTCACCGAGCACCAGGTGCTGGCGGTGACGTTCACCACCCGGGCCGCGGGGGAGATGCGTGGTCGGCTGCGTGACCTCGGGGCTCCCCGGGTGCAGGCGCGCACCTTCCACGCGGCGGCGCTCCGCCAGCTCAGCTACTTCTGGCCGCAGGTGGTGGGTGGTCCCGAGCCCACGCTGATCGACAGCAAGCTCCAGGTGGTTGGCCGAGCGGCGCACTCGTGCGCTATCCAGCTCGACCGCACCGGGCTGCGCGACCTCGCGAGCGAGATCGAGTGGGCCAAGGTCACCCAGGTCCGGCCCTCCGACTACGAGAAGGCGGTGGTCAAGGCCGGCCGGACCGCCCCCATGGCCGCGCACGAAGTCGCCCGCGTCTACGAGGCCTACGAGGAGATGCGGCGCGACCGCAACCTGCTCGACTTCGAGTCGCTCCTGGAGCTGACCGCCGCGATGATCACCGAGCACCCGGCGGTCGCGCAGCGCGTCCGCGACCAGTACCGCTACTTCGTTGTCGACGAGTTCCAGGACGTCAACCCACTGCAGAAGCTGCTGCTCGACGCCTGGCTCGGCGACCGCGACGACGTGTGCGTGGTCGGCGATCCCAGCCAGACCATCTACTCGTTCGCCGGCGCCACCCCGAGCTTCCTCACCCGGTTCTCCGCCGGGTATCCGCACGCCACCGTGGTGCGGCTGGTGCGCGACTACCGGTCCACGCCGCAGGTGGTCCGGGTGGCCAACGGTGCGCTGCGGCACGCCCGCGGCCCGGCGGCGGAGCACCGGATCGAGCTGACGGCCCAGCGTCCCGACGGACCCGATCCCAGCTTCTCGGAGTACGAGGACGAGCCCGCCGAGGCCACCTCGGTCGCGCGCAAGATCGCCGCGCTGATCGACTCCGGCACCTCGGCCCGCGAGATCGCGGTGCTGTTCCGCACCAACTCGCAGTCGGCGGCCTACGAGCAGGCGCTCGCGGACAACGGCGTCCCCTTCACAGTCCGCGGCGCCACCCGGTTCTTCGAGCGTCCCGAGATCAAGCAGGCCGTGCACACCCTGCGCGGCGCGCGGCACGGGAACGAGAATGAGCCGTTGGCCACCCTGGTGCGGCACATCCTCACCCCGTTGGGGCTCACCGAGGCCGCGCCCGAAGGCCGAGAGGCCCGGGAGCGGTGGGAGTCTCTGGCCGCGCTGGCGCAGCTCGCCGAGGACGTGGCGGCCGAACGCCCCGGCGCCACCATGGGGGACTTCGCCGCCGAGCTCGACGCCCGGGTCGCCACCGAGCACGCCCCCGAGTTCGAGGGGGTCACCCTGGCCTCGCTGCACGCGGCCAAGGGACTCGAATGGGACGCCGTCTTCCTCGTCGGCCTCACCGAGGGCATGCTGCCGATCATCTACGCCGAGTCCGACGAACAGGTCGAGGAGGAACGGCGGCTGTTCTACGTCGGCGTCACCCGGGCCCGCGAGTACCTGGCGCTGTCCTGGGCGCTGGCGCGTTCGCCCGGTGGACGCAAGAGCCGCAAGCCGTCGCGGTTTCTCGACGGCCTGCGTCCGGCCTCGCCCGCGCTGGCGAGCGACCGTTCCGAACGCCGCCGCCAGGGAAAGGTGGTGCGCTGCCGTATCTGCGGGAACTCCCTTACCGAGGCCGCCGAACGCAAGCTCACCCGGTGCCTCGACTGTCCCGCCGACTACGATGAGGAGCTGCTGGAGCGCCTTAAGGCGTGGCGGTCGGAGACCGCGCGGGAGCAGAACGTGCCGGCGTTCGTCATCTTCACCGACGCGACCCTGCGTGCGGTCGCCGAACACGTCCCCACCAGCATCGGGCAGCTCTCGCGGATATCCGGTGTCGGGGCGGTGAAACTCGAACGCTACGGTGAGGCGGTACTTGCGTTGTGCGCGGAGAACATCTCCGGAGCCGGTACGGGAGAGGAACACGATGAGTGA
- a CDS encoding PadR family transcriptional regulator yields the protein MSRAERDLASLTVLALLRAGPRHTYEIHRMMVITHKDFVTGLPRSLYYAVDRLSRDGLISAQKTERQGSRPERTLYELTDAGAATLEKRLRLLLATPQRDTALFVAALSFASSLPADAVAQELELRAQRLAEAAESASAPEYLPQILQIEGEFERHRLLNERDWVNTLVDDIRSGAIEWHDVDTLAALIPPEDDAENGNH from the coding sequence TTGAGTCGTGCGGAACGCGATCTCGCGTCCCTCACCGTGCTCGCCCTACTGCGAGCCGGCCCCCGCCACACCTATGAGATCCACCGGATGATGGTCATTACGCACAAGGACTTCGTCACCGGGCTCCCCCGGAGCCTGTACTACGCGGTGGACCGGCTGAGCCGAGACGGCCTCATCTCGGCTCAGAAGACCGAACGTCAGGGATCGCGCCCAGAGCGGACCTTGTACGAGCTCACCGACGCCGGCGCGGCAACCCTGGAGAAGAGGCTCCGTCTTCTTCTGGCGACACCGCAGCGGGACACCGCCCTTTTCGTGGCGGCGCTCTCCTTCGCCTCGTCCCTGCCCGCGGACGCCGTCGCCCAGGAGCTGGAGCTTCGTGCCCAACGGCTCGCTGAGGCCGCGGAGTCGGCCTCAGCGCCCGAGTATCTGCCGCAGATTCTGCAGATCGAAGGGGAGTTCGAGCGTCACCGGTTACTCAACGAACGTGACTGGGTCAACACCTTGGTCGACGACATCCGTTCGGGAGCCATCGAATGGCACGACGTGGACACGCTGGCGGCCCTCATCCCCCCTGAAGACGACGCCGAGAACGGCAACCACTGA
- a CDS encoding WhiB family transcriptional regulator: MLASVLEAPWLGEVEVPCRWDPDLFFAEAPADVEAAKAVCQTCPVREQCLADALERREPWGVWGGELLVSGKIVPRKRPRGRPRKNPEVAAA, translated from the coding sequence ATGCTTGCGTCGGTCCTGGAAGCTCCGTGGCTCGGGGAAGTGGAGGTCCCTTGTCGTTGGGACCCGGACCTCTTCTTCGCTGAGGCCCCGGCCGACGTCGAGGCCGCCAAGGCCGTCTGCCAGACCTGCCCCGTCCGGGAGCAGTGCCTGGCGGACGCGCTGGAGCGGCGCGAGCCCTGGGGTGTGTGGGGTGGCGAGCTGCTGGTCTCCGGCAAGATCGTGCCGCGCAAGCGGCCGCGTGGCCGGCCCCGCAAGAACCCCGAGGTCGCCGCGGCCTGA